A segment of the Lolium perenne isolate Kyuss_39 chromosome 3, Kyuss_2.0, whole genome shotgun sequence genome:
TctggccttcttcttcctccttcagccTCAGTTCATCTGCTTTCTCTCTCGTTTGCTCTTTGGCCAGCAGTGTTTTCTCTCATTGCTGAGCAATTTGTCCAGCCATTTGCTGTAGTTTGACCATCAAAAGCTGTAGAATCATCTGATCTATACATGGGTTAGATTTTGAAGCattttggtggaggtgttgttggtggtggtggtggtggaggagctggtggtggtggtggtggaggagctgctggtggtggtggaggacccATTGCCGGTGGACGAGCTGAGCCGACGGAGGTGTTTGGCACGCttcaagggtaaaccctaatTCCTGATATTAGATCGTGTAATGATGCATGTTGCGTTCGTTAGCTTCGCAGATTAGTTACTGAAATATGTACCGGTAGAAAGTATTTATTTTAGAGTGTAGGTGCTAGATTTTTTTGACGAGTCTGTAATTTGTATAGGTGAGCAGATATGTCAGATAGAGTAAAATTCGTTGTTTACTTCGGTCATGGCACGGTCCGAACAACTCCGATGGGAGCTGATCTCGAGCGAGTTTCGGTGTGAGGATTTGCATCCGACAAACCCAAAAACATGGCGAGTTAGTCGGTTGAAGGAGTGGTTGACCGTGAATTTCGGGCTTAATCCCGAAGCATACACCGTTGGTGTGCATGCTTTGTGGAGCAGCTCCAGCACCCAGATTTTCCGGCGGTTGAAGCCGATTGAGCGGACCTCTCGGTGGGTGCACTGGTTGGAAGCGTGCGAGCGCAGGGAACTCACCCCATCGCCTTAATGCTTCCCGAGGCGAAGGTGGTGAATTTCCAAGAAGGCGAGGGTGCGTTCCATCCGAGCCAGAGCGATCAAAGTTCGATGTCGCGGCAGCGATTTCCAATCCGGGCAGAGTAGCCATGCGGCAGGTGGTCATGACGATACTGTTGAGCTTGAAAGcgtggacgaagaagaagaacagatgcagaacatgatggacgaggaagacgaggatggaGTGGACAATGAGGTTGACTCAGATGAATCCGGTGGATCCGATACTTCAGATGATAACGAAGAGGCGGATCCGATCCCCTCTTCTTGGAACCATGATTTGTCGGAGGCAATGATAGTCGATGATCGGCACGATTCTGCCTGGGAGTACAGCATGAACACCATCTCGGTTGGTGCTAGATATGCCGACAAGAGACATCTGCAGGAAGCAATCACTCAGTGGGCAATGAACACGCAAAGGGTATTCAGAACCACCGTTTCAAGTCAGAAATTCTTGACAGTGGTCTGCAGCGATGCTAGATGTCCATCAAGGGTGCATGGGTACTGTCCGAAGTATGACACAACATGGGTGGTGAGCGACTTCGTGCCGCACACATGTGTCCTTAAGAGTATGTTGAAGGATCACCGAAACCTTACATCCACTCTTATTGCTCGCCTGTTCTACAAGGAGATTGTAGAGAATACAGCAATGGGGGTTAAAGCCATCCAGAATAGAGTTCACCTTCAATATAAGTATGTAATTGAATATGGCAAGGCATGGAGGGCTAAACAGACGGCACTGGAGAACAGATTCGGGACCTTCTATGATGCTTATGACGGTGTCGTCCGTCTCATGCACACAATGAAGGACCGGAATCCGGCACCCATGTGGACATACAAGACTTTGTGATACCAGTAGTTCCCTAATGTCGTGGTTCTGCAGAGGGTGTTTTTCGCATTCAGCATAAGCATCGAGCCTTTCATGCACAGTCGTCCGTGATGTGTGTAGATGGAACTTTTCTAACTGGGAGGTACAAGGGACAGATTCTGACAGCAATTGGAGTGGATGGCATCTATCGGTGTGTGCCTCTCGCGTTTGCATGTGTTGTGAGCGAGAACTCTGCTTGCTGGTTATGGTTCTTCGGCAGTTAAAAATCGATAGTGAAAGATCGCGCAAATGTGTGCGTGCTACATGACAGCATGCACGGTATACTTGCGGCTATCAAGACTCGGTAGAAGCCGGACCTGATGAAGAGACGCCATGGCAGGATATGCAGAGTAGGTGGTGCATGCGCCACCTGGGGGCCAATTTCTTCTCGCAGTTTAGGAGCAAGGGTCTTATGAATCTGTTCAAGAAGTTGTGCAAGCAGAATCAAGCATGCAAGTACACTTTTCTCCGCGGCAAGCTGGATGAGTTCACTAAGGACCATGTGCGGCACAGGTTAGCCGCCCGAGCTGCATTAGTAGCAGCTCATGCAGCAGCTGTGGCACAGGGTACACAGGTTCCAGTAGGCCCCGAGCCAGATCCTATTGGGCTATGTGACCTGCCTGGATTTGACCCACCCAATACTAGAAGGAGGCCTGGACGACGGATTAAAAATTTTGcagagtggatagagcacgaGCCATTAGAAAGGTGGTCTTTGCTGCATGACACACATGGAGCTAGGTATGGTGTGATGACTACCAACCTAGCTGAGTCATACAACTTCGTGCTTAGGGGAAATAGGGCATTGCCGCTGACAGCCCTTGTGGAGGGTATTTTATATGGCACTATGAATTATTTCAAAGAGAGACGGGAGTTGGCTTTGAACCATATGCTTGAAAATCCAAACACTCCTTACTGTAAGGCCATTATGGAATATATGGATGTCAAGATGGAGAAGGGTATGTCACacactgttctggccatcggtaaTCAGGAAAGGAGGTTTGAGGTGCGCTTACCAACCGACAAGTTTGGTTGTGTGAATGCGGTGAGAACACATGAGGTCAGAATTGGAAATGAAGAATGGCCATCGTGTGAGTGCACATGCAACAAACCGAGGTTGCTTCACCTTCCATGCTCCCATGTGCTGGCAGCTACCAGACAACTAGGGCTGGACTCAATCTCTTTCGTCTCTCCATATTACGCGAAAGAGGCTGTGCTGCACACCTGGACCGGCGAGATGGTCGGATACAGAGTTGTGGGAAATTTTACTACGGTGATACCAAATGAAAGACGGTACATCCCTGACCCAAGATCATTGCGGACGAACAGAGGTCGACGGGAGACAAGGCGCATtagaaatgatatggatgaagcaGAAGCGGGTGGTCCAACTAGGCAATGTTTTCTGTGCAACCAATTTGGACACAGGGACCCCCTATGTCCCACTTTCTACCCAGCAGCTGCAGCGGCGGCGGCTAACCGTGGGCGAGGCAACCGAGGAAGGCGTGGGAGGGGAAGAAATAGAGGGAGATAGTAATATTTGTAATACTTATGAAGTATGCTTtaatttgtaatatttatgaactatgctttaatttgtaatatttatgaactatggtacaatttgtaatatttatgaactatgctataatttgtaatatttgtgaactatgttataatttgtaatatttatgaacTATGCAGCAATTTGTGATATCTTTATGCAGATATGGCGGCTCGATCGTTGCTCGATCCACTTATTGATCAGAAACATCGTGCATCGCACTTCGAGGCTGACCCGCAGAGCATGGAGCCACTGCAGACCCGTACTCCAAAGAAGAACTGGATGATACACCCTCAGTGGGAAGACAGGTAGGTGTTTTAGCTTTAATTTGAAATTTACCTTCGAATTGGACCTTGCTTTACCTTTTTCAtcatttgttttgcaggttgaaGTGGGCTGGACTACTACCTTTCGCTCGATTAGTGGAGGCCCGAGAGAACGTTTCGCGTCTGAACTACGATGCTGCTTTGATCACCTGCTTAGTGGATCGATGGAGGCCCgagactcacaccttccactttcGCTGGGGTGAGATGGCTCCTACTCTACAGGACGTGTCTATGTTGCTGGGCCTTCCGTTGGCTGGTGAGCCCATCGGCCCATTGGAGGAACCCGTGGGATGGATGCACAGCATGGATGCACGTTTCGTTGGTGTTCGCGAGGGCGTTGGGCCTATCTCTTTTGAGGCTCACGGCCCTCGTCAGGCGTGGCTACACGAGTTCCAGGTTCGTAACAGTTACATTTATTTTATCAAGCCTTAATTACCGTGTAATATGTAGTCCTAACATTGAATATTTCTTGACAGATCGAGCAGTTCGGATACCCCGATGTACCGATGACTGCGGCCCAGATCACTCGCAGCTTGGAGGCGTACCTCATGTGGCTACTCGGGAAGACGATGTTCACGGACAATCACGGGAATACGATCAGTGCGCGGTACATCCCTATAGCTCAGGAGATAGCAGAGGCCACCGGCGAGCACATCATTCGGAAGGAGGCGGGGTTCTGCGGTCTTAGCCGCTACGTACCGAGGTATGTGTAAGGGTTGCCAGCTAACCTCGCATGGTTCTGGCATCGTTGGTTGTCCACTCCTGTTGCAGCTCTGGTCATGGGCGAGGTTTCCCATCGGCCGTCCTGAGATTAGAGATGGATCTTGGCCACCAGACGAGTTGTACGACGCAGAGCGCATCGACATGCCGACGTTTGGTTCTCTATGGACATCGCGGAAGGTATTCGCAATATTTACTCCTTCTTTATATTTTTATATAAGATGTAACACTAACTTAGTTGTGTTATGTTATGCAGAGACATTTTGGGCATAATCAGCTAAGGAATTGCTACCCAGCATTCACAGAGCAGTTTGACCTACTACTAGAGAGCGATGTCACCTGGGAGCCATACAGTGAGGAGCACCGCGACGAGGCATACCCAGGCGGTATATCGAACATGTGTACCAGAGATTGGGCCTACTGGATGACGAAGGCGAAGATCATCTTCGATATCTTCGTGGAGGAGATGTCGCAGCAGAGGGTCATGAGACAGTTTGGACTGCGTCAGCTGATCGAGCCACCACCTCCCACAGTTCCTCtaccaccacgcgtccacgcgtGAGTACAATTTAAATTTATCCAAAGTTATTACATCATGTTGGACAATCATAATTTTATCCTAAGACATGTTCGTCTTCATTTTTCAGGTACAACAGAAAAGGAGCGAATAAGACTGCTGCTGGATGGTTGCAACTCCTCGCTCCATACATCACCGGTTGGGCCAATGCGCCGGCAGTTTCATGGGCCACCATGGAGGCATTTGATCTTCAGGAATTTGAGCACTACTTGCGGGCATACATGCCTAGGACACGACTTCGTCTGAGCCAGGCGTGTGACCCGATTCGAGAGGATCCTCGACAATGTGGGACACCTACCCTCGTCACTCCACTTCAGGCACTCGGCATCACGCAGTAAGTCAAATatattttttctacatttggccAACACATAACTAATTTGAGCTCACAATTCTAGGCCGTGTTGACGGCGGAGCTGCAAGATGACGCCGCCCAGTATGCACGCTCGCTCTCCTCCGGCCCACTTCTTGGACGGTATGAGCACCGCGCCTCCTTTGCACAGCGTCTTCAGGACAAACTACGTCGTATCTACGCGACTATCACATGCACGCGATCTTCGGATGTTGCCGAGTACCGAGCAGCACAGCGGCCACCTCGTCCCTCTTTGCAGGTGCATCAGCCGCGGCACGCCCCGCGCCCACGTATGGAGGTACCGCCGAGCCCGAGGCCACCATCTCCTAACCAGGCAGGAGGTTCTGGGTGGCAAAACCAGCGACGGCAGGAGCCTACTTACGAGTATTGGCAGCGTGCCGGCTTCGGCATGGAGCAGCAATTTCCCATGCCTAACTTCGGGTGGCGTCCCCGTATGGATGAGCCAGAGGGTACGCAATTCATCACTATCCATATTAATTGTGCACCATGTGTGAATTTCCTCATGATCGACTAACGGTTTTTTTATCTAATGAAAGGTGAGGGACATATGTCGACGGGGTCCGGATCACGATCCTTCTGGTCCCGGTGCTCACGATCGGGACGAAACACAAGAGCTATCAAGACCGGATGTCAAGTCAACAGCAAACTCCACCTCCAGATCCCACGCAGCAGTCGACACGAGCAGGGGTACATGCTTCCTCCCCGACATCGCCAGCCACCTGTTCGTATGTACTCGCCGTCACCTTTTCAGGCTCGACCGCCACCGAGGCGAGGTGGAGGGAGGGGCCGTGGTCAGTGAGATGAGTACTATTTGTATGCGCCATGTATGACTACTATTTCTATTTAACGAACATTTCATATTGAACTTCAAGCGATAATTAAGATACAACTTACTACTACAACATAACTCTCTGCTAACATATTAAATGGTACAACACCGCTACAACATACTACAAGATCCATGATTACTGATAACTAAAACACTAAGAACGCAGCACACCCTTTCccttgcccttcgacgatgcagctttCATGGCCTTGGTGGTAGGCTCGAAGTCATCGTCTGAATCGACGGCGGCGGTGCAGCACTCTTGCCCTTTGAGGACttggcactcttgcccttcgacgatgcagcaTTCTTCGCCTTCGTGCtaggctcgaagtcgtcgtccgagtcgatgaCCGGTGGTGCAGCACTCTTCCCCTTCGAGGACttggcactcttgcccttcgacgatgcagctttCTTCGCCTTGCTGCTAGGCTCAAAGATATCATCGTCGTCCTCACTCTCAACCGTCCACAGCCATGGAAAGTTGTAATCTCTTTCCCTATCTCGTTCATTCTTCCAAGTTAGTGACTTCCACttctcattcaacctgataagctcaCACCTTATCTCCCGTGGGCTGCGAGCAGGCATCTTCTTCAATGGCCACCCATAAGAATATTTCTCAAACTCCCTACCCACCTTATGGAGCAAGGCGTCGCTGCGATGAACTCCTCAAATGTGTCTACCTTACTCTCCCTCATCACTTTGCGGGCCTCGTCTAGAAGAGGTTTGGCCATGGATTCGGTGAAAAGATGGGGGGATTCTTATATGGGGGATCCATCTTCTTTGAGAGAATACATCGAAACGAAGGAAACACTGGGGGGTTTTTATAGGCTAGAAGGGACGACTTTCGGCGGGAAAAGGTGAGCGGGAAAAACTGGCGGGAGATTAGGGCGGGAGTAAAAGGCGGAAAAAAAGTGAGCGGGAAAAATTGGCGGGAGATTACGGCGGGGGTAAAAGGCGGGAAAAAACTGAGCGGGAAAAATTAGGCGGGAAACAATAATACTAAAACAGAAATGAAGATACATTGCAGCTGAAATAAAAATAGGATTTATcactacaacggaatttaagatacaacgacactacaacggaatttaagatacaactgaaattaagatacatagccaatacgacacatcacactactttccctgcgtccaccgtggccattttccagacttgtcgccgcgttcttctgccgcttgtgcttcagcagctctttcccttagtctcttCCTTTCCGCTTCACGAGCCTCCCTGCGAACCTCTTCGTCTGCaaacctacgtgcagcctcatcatccatcctcttctgattcacctcTCGGTTACGAGCTTGTTCCGCCCTTAGTTTCTGTATCTGCCTCTCTCGCTCTGCTTTCTCATTAGCACGAACATTTTCCCAACGCTCCTCCTCAAAGAACGTTGCCCACGCACGGCGCTGTTTCTCCTCAACCTCCTCGCGcgcccaatccggctgctccgtgtctatccagtgaaaccatttgCATAGGGGCGGGGGAGACTACAACACAAACAGTAAGATTAAATCAAATTCACAAACAAATTTAAGCCAACATACAATTATGTCGAAACATACCggcggcctggtggacgacgaagctgaactacggggtggatcatgctcatagctcgcacacatgaaaaatttcatgccgaactggtcggagaaatcctccacctgcttaaccttagcaacacggccgcaccaacaacgctccgcagtcacacccaggggtaaacttgcagccttcgccttcaccggCCTAAACTCCTGGTCAGAGCACGGCACACTCATGATGGCTAACAGTGAGCAAACGGGATAAAATAGAGATACAAGAACTTGTGCAATCCAGAGTAGCGATGCCTGCTTTTATAGGCAAAAATTCAACAGTGTGGCGGGAAAATTTAGCGGGAGATAGTGGCGGGAGATGATGGCGGGAAGGAGTGGCGGGAAGAAGTGGCTGGAAGGGTGGCGGCAAAGGCGGGAGGGAAACACGGCGGTGCGAACGCGAAAAGGCGGGAAAATTTCGTGCTGGGCAGAAAATCGGGTTCAATAAACCCGATTTATTGAACTCGGGTTCAAATTGCCCGATTATTATGTATCGGGTTCAACTTGCCCGATTTTCATAAATCGGGTTCAACCACCCCGATTACtgcttttttatttttctttttccatCACGGCGCAGAAGGCGCAGAACAATTTTATTTTCGGGTTCCCCAACCCCGATTTGGTAATTTCGGTTTCCTCAAACCCGATTTTGCAAATTCGGGTTCCCCCACCCggacggtgtattatttctgaaattagCTGAAAACGAATATTATTTCTGGAATTAATattaaaaagtgtattatttaaaaaaaattcgcctGATTTTCACCAAGATTTTTTCAATAATTGTGTACACGAGTGCACTGTTTTCAACCCTCTCGAGAGGCAATAGACCAACATCATTGTAAAATTACAGCTAACAAAATGAATTTTAGTTACATTAAAGATATTCTCAACTGCTAATTAGCATATATTTTAGTTAAATTAAATTCCTGCAACGAAATGAATTGAGCGAGCCCATCTGCTAGCCATGGCTGCGACCAATGTTGCGCATGGCCACCCCGCACAACAGTCCTCATATgtcctcctcgaaataggctttcgccccgctatattaatatagcaatgaATTGATACAAGGTAGAGACCACTGCTGGGGCAAACAGCACATCAAAGCccaaaagaaaacaaaagaagaagaaaaaagaaagaaaggatgACAAAGTCGGATCGACCAAACGCTGATGATCCGCAACCGCTGTGCCCTCCGGAAGATTCCCACCACGAGCTTAGCCCTCCGAAGCGCCGCATACCAAGacaacaccttcaagaagggatgTGACGATGACGACGCTGCTACCCGGACacgcctagggtttcccccggtatgcGGAAGGGAAGTGGGAAGGGGAACCCCGACGCCCCTCAAGAAGGAATGGTGGCGCCCGCGAGCGTCGCCGCGTTGGTGTCGGCCATCGACAAGGATTTCTCCCGTCCCCCACAGTCCCACGGCCCCGGACACTCCGTCATGCTCCGCCAACCTCGCCGCCCACCAACTCGCGCCACCACGGTCACGCAACCACCAGCGCCGTCTCACCGTGACCCACTGACGAAGACCGACGAAACCAAAAGGAATCACCCCGAGCCGAGGAGAGCCTGGACAGCAGCCACGCGGGAGGGCGCAACCTCCACCGCCAGCTGCGGTGACGGACGGAGCCAACGGCTACGAGGAGCAAACCAGGCCCCTCTGGCCCGGCCGAGCCCGCCGGGCTCGTGAAGCTCCCGTGGCCGCGCTGCAGTCCACGCGCCGCCGTCCTAGCCATCCTCAGCAGGAGAAACTCCACCAGCCGCCGGGAGCAGATCTCGGGATGCCAGATCTGGCCCGCCCAGGCCCAGATGGGGCCCAGACAGGCTCAGATCTGggtcagggccgcgccgcccgcgccgccgctgaCCTCCCTACCGCCCCGCTGCCaagaggccgcgccgccgccaccagacCACCCGGAGCAGCTCCACCCgcggtgcgccgccgccgccgacacctTGCCCACCAGGAAGCACCACCGCTGGCCAAAGAGAGCCCCGCGCCTCCCAGCCTTGCGCGCGGGTAAGGGACGGCGGCGGAGGGGAGAGGAGGAGAGGTCGGCCTGGGCGGAGAGGAGGAGTCGTCGCCCCGACGCCGCCCGCGGGGGACGGGATGGGACGAAGTGTTTCGCTGACAGTCCTCATATGTCCATGTACTCAGTATAGGTAGAGCACGCTTGCTATGTGCTCGACAAAAGGCCAGGGTCGTCATACTGTTTCATTAGCATCACTTAGTCAGTTGGGTCGAGCGCCACAGGAGAGTGCAGTTGCACGTAAAGAGGGCTTTTTTCACAATGCACACTGCGCGCTGGCCGTCCCTTTGTCGCCTTAGGTGGCCACACCGCGGGGGTGCACAACTTGAGGAGCAGCGACGAGCCATTGTACGTAGTGTGCTCTCCGCGCGTTGGACACAAGCCACAAGCCCAACAATCATTAGCATATACGATTTGCTAAGCTCATGCAAATGTTGCTTTGGCAACTAAACAAATTTGTTATACAAAGTTTTTAGTGAATATAAGCGCTCAGGACTGATTCACACCATGTTTTGCATTAACAAAATATGATAAGCATACAAATTGTGGTCAGCACTTCACTAGGCACTGGTATACCACTGAATAGCGAGTGAACCAAAACTAGAGAAGCAATTAGCAACACTCGGAGAAATTGCCAACACAAGGGACATATAAAGTGGAACCGATTGCAACATTTGTTATAACTTACACACATGTTATATTTTTtaaaaccgtagcaacgcacgggtattatgctagtcCTAGTAGAGCATGTATCAgaaagactgcccagaaagtttacctgcaaccaaagtgtagccaagccaactctggatcagatcagggttgtctgtcgataccctgatgtgtttccggatgatctacccggtatgccccctgaccgggatatcgagttcatcatcgagttaatccccggaactggacctatagcccagagagcctatagtatgaacccaacagagctagtggagctgaagaagcaacttgatgatatgttagccaaaggtttgattcaacctagtgcatcccccttgagatcaccagttttgtttgtggataagaaggatggtgccactcgtttatgtacggattaccgtaaactttacgatgtcaccatcaagaacaagtaccccctgcccaagatagaagacctgtttgatcagttgaccggtgccaaagtgttttctaagattgatcttaggactggttatcatcagctgaagattcgtgccactgaTATTCCAAAGaccgcctttaccaccagatatgggttgtatgagtacaacgtcatgtcatttggattaaccaatgccccagtttacttcatgaacctcatgaataagatcttcatgaactttttggataaatttgtcgttgtcttcatcgatgacatccttatctactccaaatccgaagaagaacatgagcaacatttggagattatcctagaaacccttagacatcacaagttgtatgccaagttcagcaaatgtgagttttggttgaaggaagtaggattcctgggacatatcttgtctgcaggaggaattgccgtagatcccgccaagatcaaaattgttaccgaatggcaagccccaaccactcagaccgaggtccgcgcttttcttggattagccggatattaccgcagatttgtcgaaggcttttcaagcatcgctagaccaatgacccaactgctgaagaaggacaagaatttTGAATGGACGGATAAATGTGAAGAAATTTTCCGGCAACTTAAGAGTagattgacctcagccccaattctaatcatgccggacatcaccaagccatttgacgtctattgcgacgcctccaagattggtcttggatgtgtgcttatgcaagaaggcaaggtgatatcatatctgtcaagacaactaaagcaacatgagcagaattatccaacccatgacttagagcttgcaaCAGTAGTCTTAgctttgaaagtttggcgtcattacctcatgggtaatcgatgcaagatctattcggatcacaagagcctgaagtatatctgcacacagaaggagctgaatatgaggcagcgcagatggatagaattgatcaaggattacgacatggaaattcactaccaccccgacaaggccaatgtggtagcggatgccctgagtagactgccgtgtcagttaaactccatgatcgcaatagagcaacccagcctgtttcacgagtttgaacagtttagacttgaactagttagtgaaggattcctagccagcatagagcttcaacccaccttgattagccagatcaaagaagcccagaagggaaacgctagcatcgacggaatcaagaaccagatagttgcagggaaggcaccaggattcaccgaagatgaagccggagttctttggtatgaaggacgcctatgtgtgccagcagattctgaactgaagcaagtcatcctgaaagaagcccatgacaccctttactcaattcatcccggaggtaccaagatgtatcaagacttgaaggaacaattctggtggcatggaatgaagagagaaattggaagcaacatcgccaagtgtgatatctgtcagcgagtcaaggcggaacatcagcgacccgcaggattgctgcagccactgcagattccagaatggaagtgggactcggtaggaatggactttatcactggttttcccaaatccagcaaaggaaatgattcatatagaggatctcaattcacctcaagattctggcagaaagtgcatgaaggactagggacccggctgaatttcagcaccgcatatcacccgcagaccgatggacagacggaaagagtcaaccatatactggaagacatgttgagagcatgtgtactaggatatggatccaagtgggaagactgcatgCCTTACGcataattctcatacaacaacagttaccaagccagtttacagatggccccctttgaagccctgtacggaaggaagtgccgtacccctctgaattggtccgaggtcagagagagccaagtcttttgactagatgttcttcgtgaagccgaagagaaggtacacaagatccgtgaatacctcaagatggcgcaatcaagacagaagagctacgccgacaagagacgccgagagatg
Coding sequences within it:
- the LOC127339404 gene encoding protein MAIN-LIKE 2-like encodes the protein MAARSLLDPLIDQKHRASHFEADPQSMEPLQTRTPKKNWMIHPQWEDRLKWAGLLPFARLVEARENVSRLNYDAALITCLVDRWRPETHTFHFRWGEMAPTLQDVSMLLGLPLAGEPIGPLEEPVGWMHSMDARFVGVREGVGPISFEAHGPRQAWLHEFQIEQFGYPDVPMTAAQITRSLEAYLMWLLGKTMFTDNHGNTISARYIPIAQEIAEATGEHIIRKEAGFCGLSRYLWSWARFPIGRPEIRDGSWPPDELYDAERIDMPTFGSLWTSRKRHFGHNQLRNCYPAFTEQFDLLLESDVTWEPYSEEHRDEAYPGGISNMCTRDWAYWMTKAKIIFDIFVEEMSQQRVMRQFGLRQLIEPPPPTVPLPPRVHA